A single region of the bacterium genome encodes:
- a CDS encoding metalloregulator ArsR/SmtB family transcription factor codes for FRALGEPSRAALLMLLAGTPGPRTVGELAAELPIDLSVVSRHLKVLKDVGVVTAERSGKEVRYRLACGDLVHMLRNLADALESCCPTGITELEAGR; via the coding sequence CGTTCCGGGCGCTGGGCGAACCCAGCCGGGCGGCGCTGCTGATGCTGCTGGCGGGGACGCCCGGTCCGCGGACGGTGGGCGAGCTGGCCGCCGAGCTGCCGATCGACCTGTCGGTCGTCTCGCGGCACCTGAAGGTGCTGAAGGATGTGGGTGTGGTCACGGCGGAACGCAGCGGCAAGGAAGTGCGCTACCGGCTGGCGTGCGGGGACCTGGTGCACATGCTGCGCAACCTGGCCGACGCCCTGGAATCCTGCTGTCCCACGGGAATCACCGAACTGGAGGCTGGACGATGA